GCAGCGATTGCTAGTTGTTCGCTCTGTCCGCTATAGCTTACGCCAAAGACAAAAATCTTGCTAAATCCATCTAAATTAAGCGGTTCGTTGCCTGCTACATAGCTGGTTTTGTCTATATCAAAGCTTAGTTTTGGCAGCTCACTTTGGGCTCCAAGTGCGGTAGAGACCGCACCAAACCAGTTTGAAAAAATCTCTTTACTAGCATCAAGCTCATCATCGCCGATATTTTCGTTCATTGTAGGCTTTTCTTCGCCTAGCATGATATCATTTATCGCTGTCATGAGAAGTGGAGTAGCCATAAAAAGTAGCTTACCACCACCAGAGCTAACGCTAGCAGTGATTACAGGTGGATTTATGCCACTTTGCGCATTTGCTTCAAACTCCTTTGGCTCGCCAACAGCAGCGCCTTGCCCAGTAAGCCCCTCAGCAGTGCTAGCAAACTCAGCACTAAAAATGCCTAAAAGATTATTCATCATCATCGTATTCATCTCCATCATCGTCATTTACGCTATCATCATAAGACTGAATTTTTGCCTTGCGGTCTTCTTCGTATTGTTCTAGGATACTTTTAATTTCATCTTTATCTGTTTTGATAAGCTCTTTAAGCTGTATGCTTTTACGAAAGCGATGCAAGCCCATATCAGCCATAAATACATCTTTTTTATCTATGCTAACAATAGCCATATCATCAGCACTTCTATCAAGCTTTAAAATATCGCCTGGTTTTAGCTCCAAAAACTCAAGAACGCTGATATTGGTTTTACCCAAAATCGCTTCATATAGCACCTCAGCACGCCCTACTAGCGTTTTTAGCTCTTTATTACGAGATTTTTTCGCACTCGTTTCACCTAGCATAACATCACGGTTAGCAAGGCGCGAAAGAATAGGCTCAAGATAGATTACAGGGTAGCAAAAATTTATCATACCACTATTTCCACCTATGATAATCTCCATAACAGCCATGATAATAATCTCATTTTGGCTAACAACTTGAACAACATTTGGACTTGATTCTTTTGCCTCGACATTTGGATACATATCAGTTATCATCTGCCAGCTTTCTTTTAGGCGCTGCATAACTATACGCAAAATCGCATCAAGCAAGTTTACTTCAATATCTGTTAGCTCCCTGCTACTATCAAAGCCGCCATCTCCTTTACCGCCAAGCAAGCGGTCTATCATAGGAAAGGCGATACTAGGATTTATCTCCAAAACACAAGAGCCATCAAGAGGCTTGATAGAAAAAACATTAAAGCTCGTAGGACTTGGCAAACTCATCAAAAACTCACCATAAGTCATTTGATCAACTGAGTGAAGCCTGATTTCAACAATTGAGCGCATAATTGATGAGATTTGGCTAGCAAGGTTGCGGGCTAGTTTATCATGGATGCCTTTTATAGCGCGTAATTGCTCTTTACTTACCCTGTTTGGACGCTTAAAGTCATAAATAATAACCTGGCGGTCTTCTGGTAACTTTGGCTTTTTGTGAGCCTCTGATGCTACTAATTCTGCGCCGTCTTCGTCATCATCAACAGCTTGCAAAAGAGCGTCTATTTCTTCTTGACTAAGAATATCAGCCATTAAAAGCCCAACCTTTCTCTAAGTTTTATTATCATTTTTTTGTGTATTTGACATACACGAGATTGTGAAATTCCTAAAAGCTCACTAATTTCAGCTAAGTTTAGCTCATCAAAATAATAAAGCTGTATTACTTGCTGGTCTTTTAGCGAAAAGCCCCTTAAAATCTCCATAATATGAGAGATTAAATCATCTTTTTCTACTTTTTCAAAAGTGCCCTCAGGGCTTGCTAGCAAGTCATATTGCTCATCAAGTGGCAAGAGCATAGCAATCTCGCTCATATTTTTAGCATCGCTGATTTGCGCTGTGCTTACGCCGATTTTTTTAGCCAGCCATTCATCGCTTGGTTCGCTCTCATGCTCGTTAAAATACTGCGCACTAAGCTCATTTATTTGCTTTATTAGTTTTCTATCACCTCTACTCATAGGATCAAGCGAGCGCAAAAAGTCTAGCATAGCACCATAAACGCGCATTCTAGCATAGCCCCAGAAATTATCATTTTTTTCTTTATCATACGCACGAGAAAGACTTACCATCGCACAAACCCCAGCCCCCACTAAGTCATTAAACTCCACGCAAGCTGGCAAGCGAGATTTTAAGCGTGCAGCCATAGCACGAAGTGCTGGCATATAGGCTACTACAAGCTCGT
This DNA window, taken from Campylobacter magnus, encodes the following:
- a CDS encoding RNA polymerase sigma factor FliA: MNNQRKKQLDAYQNGLLSEQNELVVAYMPALRAMAARLKSRLPACVEFNDLVGAGVCAMVSLSRAYDKEKNDNFWGYARMRVYGAMLDFLRSLDPMSRGDRKLIKQINELSAQYFNEHESEPSDEWLAKKIGVSTAQISDAKNMSEIAMLLPLDEQYDLLASPEGTFEKVEKDDLISHIMEILRGFSLKDQQVIQLYYFDELNLAEISELLGISQSRVCQIHKKMIIKLRERLGF
- the fliM gene encoding flagellar motor switch protein FliM, yielding MADILSQEEIDALLQAVDDDEDGAELVASEAHKKPKLPEDRQVIIYDFKRPNRVSKEQLRAIKGIHDKLARNLASQISSIMRSIVEIRLHSVDQMTYGEFLMSLPSPTSFNVFSIKPLDGSCVLEINPSIAFPMIDRLLGGKGDGGFDSSRELTDIEVNLLDAILRIVMQRLKESWQMITDMYPNVEAKESSPNVVQVVSQNEIIIMAVMEIIIGGNSGMINFCYPVIYLEPILSRLANRDVMLGETSAKKSRNKELKTLVGRAEVLYEAILGKTNISVLEFLELKPGDILKLDRSADDMAIVSIDKKDVFMADMGLHRFRKSIQLKELIKTDKDEIKSILEQYEEDRKAKIQSYDDSVNDDDGDEYDDDE
- the fliY gene encoding flagellar motor switch protein FliY, translated to MMNNLLGIFSAEFASTAEGLTGQGAAVGEPKEFEANAQSGINPPVITASVSSGGGKLLFMATPLLMTAINDIMLGEEKPTMNENIGDDELDASKEIFSNWFGAVSTALGAQSELPKLSFDIDKTSYVAGNEPLNLDGFSKIFVFGVSYSGQSEQLAIAADKTFCELIDPPAAPAPEATSQGSVFDGDIKNIRLIMDVRLPLRVRIGSKKMLLKDVLSMDIGSVIELNQLANDPLEVLIGDKPIALGEVVIIDGNFGVQITEIGSKKERLEQLK